In one Roseburia intestinalis L1-82 genomic region, the following are encoded:
- a CDS encoding WD40/YVTN/BNR-like repeat-containing protein, which translates to MKAHKTITYEYKNAPIPGGGYVTGLLYHPKQPGILYARTDIGGVYRYEYEKKCWKSLIDSVSMADISETFPIACALDEKKPERLYIMSGINGQGYGKFSISENYGETFIHKKIPVTVHGNLCGRGTGYRLVVDKKDENTLYFASQLDGLWKTTDRGDTWERLPLEENYMTCVWVSDDSKTIVAGTAGYTTRESDTLRGHSLYVSYDAGQTFEKLMQPENVMIHDSKMNGLVASRYDYDGTYLYVTMNVTGRWNYVVDLGYSCDSGDVIGGKVLRYYFSDGKIAGYDDITPDEDGTLTAEFLNYGFGGISSCKTMPGLLVCSTLCREKESDEIVYLSKDYGSSWSVSLCGLEKGDLYFNTSYMKPEYNGNHCLLHWLSDIKINPFDPDEVWFNSGTGVFMTDALLSEHPRYHDACTGIEETVHLNVYAPVDGEVQLVDIVGDLGGFAFRNLDEPCKNSFDDSEGNRYITCINADISDADSNLGIVTARGNWKGKTKGGLVRTCDNFKTFDRIGMPFGINAEIDKKLHEIENPNVNAGWVAVSPDGVNIVWSVADGIRLPVELVLVSNGGGHSFQKAGVFDLAGQPVETGYLKVFSDRSRKDLFYGFGGASEIYVSRDGGRNFYQKQPKEAFPVCDFGYIDTANKTEVRGEGGKTGIFYLALGDAGLYKLCYDTKTEEIHVKRLTDTGDACYRMGLGVIGEDRDYLTEEKAIYFCGRLEGEYGFYRTFDEGKSYERLNQDNQMYGEINSIDGDKRKFGRFFLATGSRGVLYGEMKR; encoded by the coding sequence ATGAAAGCCCACAAAACAATCACCTACGAATACAAAAACGCCCCAATCCCCGGCGGCGGCTACGTCACCGGTTTATTGTACCACCCAAAACAGCCCGGCATCCTCTATGCCAGAACAGACATCGGAGGCGTTTACCGGTATGAATACGAAAAAAAGTGCTGGAAAAGCCTCATCGACAGTGTGAGCATGGCGGACATCTCCGAAACATTTCCAATCGCATGCGCACTCGATGAAAAGAAACCGGAGCGCCTGTACATCATGAGCGGCATTAACGGACAGGGCTATGGAAAATTTTCAATTTCAGAGAATTATGGAGAGACATTTATTCACAAAAAAATCCCGGTGACCGTTCATGGCAATCTTTGCGGAAGAGGAACCGGATACCGTCTGGTGGTAGATAAAAAAGATGAAAACACACTTTATTTTGCAAGCCAGTTAGATGGTCTCTGGAAAACCACGGACAGAGGAGATACCTGGGAACGGCTTCCTTTAGAGGAAAATTACATGACCTGTGTCTGGGTATCGGATGATTCGAAAACAATTGTTGCAGGAACCGCAGGATATACGACAAGGGAGAGTGATACGCTTCGCGGTCACAGCCTGTATGTTTCCTATGATGCAGGGCAGACGTTTGAAAAACTGATGCAGCCGGAAAATGTCATGATTCATGACAGTAAAATGAACGGTCTTGTGGCATCGCGCTATGACTATGATGGAACATACCTTTATGTGACGATGAATGTCACTGGAAGATGGAATTATGTGGTCGACCTTGGATATAGCTGTGATTCCGGGGATGTGATCGGCGGGAAAGTGCTGCGGTATTATTTTTCAGACGGGAAAATTGCAGGGTATGATGACATTACACCGGATGAGGATGGCACGCTGACAGCAGAATTTTTAAATTATGGTTTTGGCGGTATTTCTTCCTGTAAAACAATGCCGGGACTTCTGGTGTGTTCAACGCTCTGCAGGGAAAAAGAGAGCGATGAAATCGTATATCTTTCGAAAGATTATGGCAGCAGCTGGAGCGTGAGTCTCTGCGGACTGGAAAAGGGGGATTTATATTTTAATACTTCCTACATGAAACCGGAGTATAACGGAAACCATTGTCTGCTGCACTGGCTGAGTGATATTAAGATCAATCCGTTTGATCCGGATGAGGTATGGTTTAATTCGGGAACCGGCGTTTTTATGACGGATGCGCTGCTCAGTGAGCATCCGCGCTATCATGATGCGTGTACCGGAATCGAGGAGACCGTTCATCTGAATGTATATGCGCCGGTTGATGGAGAGGTACAGCTTGTGGATATCGTTGGAGACCTCGGCGGATTTGCATTCCGGAATCTTGATGAACCCTGTAAAAATTCTTTTGATGACAGCGAGGGCAACCGTTACATTACCTGTATCAACGCAGATATTTCCGATGCGGACAGTAATCTTGGCATTGTGACGGCGCGGGGAAACTGGAAAGGAAAAACCAAAGGCGGTCTGGTGCGCACGTGCGATAATTTTAAAACATTTGACCGGATCGGCATGCCGTTTGGTATCAATGCAGAGATCGACAAGAAACTGCATGAGATCGAAAACCCGAATGTCAATGCCGGATGGGTGGCAGTGTCACCGGATGGCGTCAATATTGTATGGTCGGTTGCGGATGGGATAAGGCTTCCGGTGGAACTGGTGCTTGTCAGCAATGGTGGAGGACACAGTTTTCAAAAAGCAGGAGTGTTTGATCTGGCGGGGCAGCCTGTTGAGACGGGATATCTGAAAGTATTTTCCGACCGCAGCAGGAAAGATCTGTTTTATGGTTTTGGCGGTGCGTCCGAAATCTATGTGAGCAGGGATGGAGGAAGAAACTTTTATCAGAAACAGCCGAAAGAGGCATTTCCGGTCTGTGATTTTGGCTATATTGATACTGCAAATAAGACGGAAGTGCGCGGTGAGGGCGGAAAGACTGGCATATTTTACCTGGCATTGGGCGATGCAGGACTTTATAAACTCTGTTATGACACGAAAACAGAAGAAATCCATGTGAAACGCCTGACGGACACAGGGGATGCCTGCTACCGGATGGGACTTGGTGTGATCGGAGAGGACAGGGATTATCTGACAGAGGAAAAAGCAATTTATTTCTGCGGACGCCTTGAAGGGGAATATGGTTTTTACCGCACGTTTGATGAGGGAAAATCGTATGAGCGGCTGAATCAGGATAACCAGATGTACGGCGAGATCAACAGTATCGATGGGGATAAAAGAAAGTTTGGCAGATTTTTTCTGGCGACCGGGTCACGCGGTGTTTTGTATGGGGAGATGAAACGTTAG
- the ltrA gene encoding group II intron reverse transcriptase/maturase → MDTSSLMEQILSNDNLNRAYLQVVRNKGAEGVDGMKYTELKEYLAKNGEIIKEQLRIRKYKPQPVRRVEIPKPDGGVRNLGVPTVTDRFIQQAIAQVLTPIYEEQFHDHSYGFRPNRCAQQAILTALDMMNDGNDWIVDIDLEKFFDTVNHDKLMTIIGRTIKDGDVISIVRKYLVSGIMIDDEYEDSIVGTPQGGNLSPLLANIMLNELDKEMEKRGLNFVRYADDCIIMVGSEMSANRVMRNISRFIEEKLGLKVNMTKSKVDRPRGIKYLGFGFYYDTSAQQFKAKPHAKSVMKYKKRMRELTCRSWGVSNSYKVERLNQLIRGWINYFKIGSMKTLCRELDGNIRYRIRMCIWKHWKTPQNKEKNLVKLGVPRWAAHKVANTGNRYAHMCHNGWIQKAISTKRLTSFGLVSMLDYYTERCVTC, encoded by the coding sequence ATGGACACAAGTAGTCTAATGGAGCAGATACTATCTAACGATAATCTCAACAGAGCATATCTGCAAGTCGTACGAAACAAAGGTGCCGAGGGAGTAGACGGAATGAAGTACACAGAACTCAAGGAATATCTTGCAAAGAACGGCGAAATTATCAAGGAACAGTTGAGGATAAGAAAATATAAACCTCAACCAGTACGAAGAGTGGAGATACCAAAGCCTGATGGTGGTGTCAGAAACCTGGGAGTACCGACAGTAACAGACAGATTCATACAACAAGCTATTGCACAGGTTTTAACACCAATCTATGAGGAACAATTCCATGACCATAGCTATGGATTCAGACCGAACAGATGTGCACAGCAAGCAATCCTTACAGCACTCGATATGATGAATGACGGAAATGATTGGATTGTAGACATTGACTTGGAAAAGTTCTTTGACACAGTAAATCATGACAAACTTATGACTATCATAGGTAGAACTATTAAAGATGGAGATGTTATCTCTATTGTCAGAAAATACCTAGTCAGTGGAATCATGATTGACGATGAGTATGAGGATTCTATCGTGGGAACACCTCAAGGTGGAAATCTCTCGCCATTATTGGCAAATATTATGCTGAACGAACTAGACAAGGAAATGGAAAAGAGAGGACTTAACTTTGTACGGTATGCGGATGACTGTATCATTATGGTCGGAAGTGAAATGTCTGCGAATAGAGTTATGAGAAATATCTCACGATTCATTGAGGAAAAACTAGGACTTAAAGTCAATATGACGAAGAGCAAAGTAGATAGACCAAGAGGAATTAAATACCTTGGGTTTGGATTCTACTACGATACAAGTGCACAGCAATTCAAGGCGAAACCACATGCAAAATCAGTAATGAAGTATAAGAAGAGGATGAGGGAACTCACTTGTCGTAGCTGGGGCGTTAGCAACAGCTATAAAGTAGAGAGACTTAATCAGCTTATCAGAGGATGGATTAACTACTTTAAGATAGGTAGTATGAAAACTCTCTGTAGAGAACTTGATGGAAACATTAGATATAGAATACGCATGTGTATTTGGAAACATTGGAAAACACCACAAAACAAAGAGAAGAATTTGGTTAAACTCGGCGTTCCAAGATGGGCGGCACATAAAGTGGCAAATACTGGCAATCGGTATGCACACATGTGTCACAATGGATGGATACAAAAGGCTATAAGCACAAAGAGACTAACTTCATTTGGATTAGTCTCAATGTTAGATTACTACACCGAAAGGTGTGTTACTTGTTAA
- a CDS encoding ATP-binding protein, with translation MNTITVEELAQNGTEGLQLIDVRPENDFSHGAIEGAVNLPLEKIEAGETAILKKDQPVYLYCHVGENSRDAAEILEDDGFTTVNLEGGYRAWLRYQLTRVTMEDDSRKERTEQIEKSLIKKFRKPIWSRFTKALHDYEMIKDGDKIAVCISGGKDSMLLAKLFQELYRHGKRNFGLVFLCMNPGYNEENWRIIQENAKLLDIPLTTFETQIFDSVAEVDKNPCYLCARMRRGYLYSKAKELGCNKIALGHHFDDVIETILMGMLYSGKVETMMPKLHSQNFEGMELIRPLYLVKEEDIKAWRDYNRLQFIQCACRFTENCTSCGGAKGSKREEMKDLVTELRKKSEFIDSNIFNSVSNVNLKTIIGYKKDGEYHNFLDNYDAE, from the coding sequence TTGAATACAATTACTGTAGAAGAACTGGCACAGAACGGAACAGAGGGACTGCAGCTTATAGATGTCCGTCCGGAAAATGATTTCTCGCACGGAGCGATCGAGGGCGCTGTTAATCTTCCATTAGAAAAGATTGAAGCGGGTGAGACAGCTATTTTAAAAAAAGATCAGCCTGTTTATCTGTACTGCCATGTGGGTGAAAACAGCCGTGATGCAGCTGAAATATTAGAGGACGATGGGTTTACGACTGTCAATTTAGAGGGTGGTTACCGCGCATGGTTAAGATATCAGCTCACGCGCGTGACAATGGAGGACGATTCAAGAAAAGAGCGCACGGAGCAGATTGAAAAAAGCCTGATCAAAAAATTCAGAAAACCAATCTGGAGCCGTTTCACCAAAGCACTGCATGATTATGAAATGATAAAGGACGGCGATAAGATTGCAGTGTGTATTTCCGGTGGAAAAGATTCCATGCTTTTGGCAAAACTGTTTCAGGAATTATACCGACACGGAAAACGCAATTTTGGACTTGTTTTTTTGTGCATGAATCCGGGTTACAACGAGGAAAACTGGCGTATTATTCAGGAAAATGCAAAACTTCTTGATATTCCGCTCACGACATTTGAAACACAGATCTTTGATTCTGTTGCGGAGGTGGATAAGAATCCGTGTTACCTGTGTGCAAGAATGAGAAGAGGATATCTGTACTCCAAGGCAAAAGAGTTAGGCTGTAACAAGATCGCGCTGGGACATCATTTTGACGATGTGATCGAGACGATCCTGATGGGAATGTTGTACAGCGGCAAAGTGGAGACTATGATGCCAAAACTTCACAGCCAGAACTTTGAGGGCATGGAACTGATCCGTCCGCTGTATCTTGTCAAAGAAGAGGATATCAAGGCATGGCGTGATTACAACCGCCTGCAGTTTATCCAGTGTGCATGCCGTTTTACTGAAAACTGTACAAGCTGTGGCGGGGCAAAAGGTTCGAAACGTGAGGAGATGAAAGATCTTGTGACGGAACTTCGCAAAAAGAGTGAGTTCATCGACAGTAATATTTTCAATAGTGTCAGCAATGTGAATTTAAAGACCATCATTGGTTATAAGAAAGATGGAGAGTATCACAATTTCCTGGATAATTATGATGCTGAGTAA
- a CDS encoding UDP-N-acetylmuramoyl-L-alanyl-D-glutamate--2,6-diaminopimelate ligase encodes MKLSKICEKIKYECLQGSMDAEVRDIIYDSRKIAKETMFVCMVGAVTDGHKYIPDAVEKGASVIVVERDEEAAQIPGTITVLKVESARYALALMSAALFDYPAEKLITIGLTGTKGKTTTTYMIKNVLEAAGKKVGLIGTIGAMIGDEKIPSKNTTPESYELHRMFASMVEAGCEYAVMEVSSQGLKMDRTAGIMFDYGVFTNLSPDHIGPNEHASFEEYLECKSMLFRQCKIGILNADDEHSEAVAANHTCEIHSFGVEDNNEKTFLGKPLDLVAADLGFIKENGKLGMYFHVKGCMDCEARVHIPGRFSVYNSLVTMLVCHLAGISDQAILDGLNKVQVKGRVEMLPVSKDYYLIIDYAHNEVSTRSVLTTLMEYHPKRLICVYGGGGNRSKLRRYDMGEVTGEMADLCVLTCDNPRDEEIRDINNDIKVGLAKSNGKYIEIDDRKEAIAYCMVNAQPGDMIVLLGKGHEDYQEIRGVKYHFDEREAVAEILEEIKEGKRVRMV; translated from the coding sequence ATGAAATTAAGTAAGATTTGTGAAAAGATAAAATATGAATGTTTACAGGGAAGCATGGATGCAGAGGTCAGGGACATCATCTATGATTCGAGAAAGATTGCAAAAGAAACCATGTTTGTCTGCATGGTGGGAGCAGTGACGGATGGTCATAAATATATTCCGGATGCGGTGGAAAAGGGAGCAAGCGTCATTGTTGTGGAGCGCGATGAAGAAGCTGCTCAGATCCCGGGTACGATCACGGTGTTAAAAGTGGAGTCTGCCCGCTATGCACTGGCACTGATGTCAGCAGCGCTGTTTGACTATCCGGCAGAAAAACTGATTACGATCGGACTGACCGGTACAAAAGGAAAGACAACCACAACATACATGATCAAAAATGTGTTGGAAGCGGCCGGCAAAAAAGTTGGACTTATCGGAACGATCGGTGCAATGATCGGAGATGAAAAGATTCCGTCTAAAAACACAACGCCGGAATCCTACGAACTGCACCGCATGTTTGCATCTATGGTGGAGGCAGGCTGCGAGTATGCGGTGATGGAGGTATCATCCCAGGGACTTAAGATGGACCGTACAGCGGGAATCATGTTTGATTATGGTGTGTTTACCAACCTTTCCCCGGATCATATCGGACCAAATGAACATGCATCTTTTGAGGAATATTTAGAATGTAAGAGCATGCTATTCCGCCAGTGCAAGATTGGTATTTTAAATGCGGATGATGAGCACAGCGAGGCAGTTGCAGCAAACCATACCTGTGAGATCCACAGTTTTGGCGTAGAGGATAATAATGAAAAAACATTTCTTGGGAAGCCGCTTGATCTGGTTGCAGCGGATCTTGGATTTATCAAGGAGAATGGAAAACTCGGTATGTATTTTCATGTAAAAGGCTGCATGGACTGTGAGGCAAGAGTGCACATTCCGGGTAGATTTTCGGTATACAATTCACTGGTGACCATGTTGGTATGTCATCTGGCAGGAATTTCGGATCAGGCGATCTTAGATGGTTTAAACAAGGTACAGGTTAAAGGCCGTGTGGAAATGCTTCCGGTATCAAAAGATTATTACCTGATTATTGACTATGCACACAACGAAGTCAGCACCAGAAGCGTGCTTACAACATTGATGGAATATCATCCGAAACGCCTGATCTGTGTGTATGGCGGCGGTGGAAACCGTTCAAAACTGCGCCGTTATGATATGGGAGAGGTGACCGGTGAGATGGCGGATCTCTGTGTACTGACCTGCGATAATCCGAGAGACGAAGAAATCCGTGATATCAATAACGATATTAAAGTCGGACTGGCAAAGAGCAATGGAAAGTATATCGAGATCGACGACAGAAAAGAAGCAATCGCTTACTGCATGGTAAATGCCCAGCCGGGAGATATGATCGTACTGCTCGGAAAAGGGCATGAGGATTATCAGGAAATCCGTGGCGTGAAGTATCATTTTGATGAACGTGAGGCAGTGGCTGAGATCTTAGAGGAGATCAAAGAAGGAAAACGTGTACGCATGGTGTAA
- the dapF gene encoding diaminopimelate epimerase, translated as MKFTKMQAFGNDYVYIDAIHQNITNLPELARFVSDRHFAIGSDGMVLICPSDKGDFRMRMFNPDGSEGEMCGNALRSVGKYVYDHKLTDKTELVIETLGGMQHLNLTVTDGLVSNIRADIGEPRLNTKVIPVNTNLDQFVEQPVEVLDKTFHITAVSWGNPHCAMFVDSVADLDVERYGKTIEHMTSLFPSKTNVTFAEFVKRDYIKIREWERGTGETIGCGTGCSTAVVAGVLTGRTDRKVTVEQIGGPLLIEWDEKTNHLFMTGPSHTVFEAEIDASHILEK; from the coding sequence ATGAAATTTACAAAAATGCAGGCATTTGGAAATGATTATGTATATATTGATGCCATTCATCAGAATATTACAAATTTACCGGAGCTGGCACGTTTTGTCAGTGACAGACATTTTGCAATCGGATCGGACGGTATGGTTTTAATCTGTCCGTCTGATAAGGGAGATTTCCGGATGCGGATGTTTAACCCGGACGGTTCAGAAGGCGAAATGTGTGGCAACGCACTTCGTTCTGTCGGGAAATATGTCTATGACCATAAACTGACGGATAAGACAGAACTTGTGATCGAAACACTTGGTGGAATGCAGCATTTGAACCTGACTGTGACGGATGGATTAGTATCTAATATCCGGGCGGATATCGGGGAGCCGAGACTGAATACGAAAGTAATTCCTGTAAATACAAATTTAGATCAGTTCGTGGAACAGCCGGTGGAGGTCTTAGATAAAACATTCCATATTACAGCAGTATCTTGGGGTAATCCACACTGTGCAATGTTTGTGGATTCTGTTGCAGACCTTGATGTGGAGCGTTACGGAAAGACGATCGAACATATGACATCCCTGTTTCCAAGCAAGACGAACGTCACATTTGCTGAGTTTGTAAAACGTGATTATATCAAGATCCGTGAGTGGGAGCGTGGAACCGGCGAGACGATCGGATGTGGGACAGGCTGTTCGACAGCGGTTGTCGCAGGTGTTTTAACTGGAAGAACAGACCGCAAAGTTACTGTGGAGCAGATCGGCGGACCGCTTTTGATCGAGTGGGATGAAAAAACGAACCATCTGTTTATGACGGGACCATCACACACCGTATTTGAAGCGGAGATTGATGCGTCACATATTTTAGAAAAATAA
- a CDS encoding trans-sulfuration enzyme family protein: MKNFSNYNDYSTKEELHFESKAVHGALGTEPLTGAVSMPIFQTATFRHPELGESTGFAYSRLENPTRQELERTMAILEGGIKGFAFSSGQAANMAVFSLLNPGDHVILSDDIYGGTFRIIGDVFGKYGIEHTYVDMSELDEVKVAIRPNTKMFFIETPTNPMMKVADIHALSEIAKGIGALTVVDNTFLTPYFQKPLQLGADIVTHSSTKYLGGHNDTISGIVVVKDNEEIAEKIHVHIKSHGSQLAPLDSWLILRGIKTLAVRMDRHNENAKKVAEWLRTQPKVQKVYYVGFEDHKDYAVTKKQTTGFGGMISFTVDSFETVKKILKGVDMIMFAESLGGTETLITYPTTQTHEDTPLDIKEKLGITDCFLRMSVGIENADDIIADLDRAMNA; the protein is encoded by the coding sequence ATGAAGAATTTCAGCAATTACAACGATTACAGTACAAAAGAAGAGTTACATTTTGAATCAAAAGCAGTACACGGAGCACTTGGTACGGAGCCGCTTACCGGAGCCGTCAGCATGCCGATCTTTCAGACGGCAACTTTCCGTCATCCGGAACTTGGGGAATCCACAGGATTTGCGTACAGTCGTCTTGAGAATCCGACCAGACAGGAATTAGAGCGTACCATGGCAATCTTAGAGGGTGGGATCAAAGGATTTGCATTTTCCAGCGGACAGGCAGCTAATATGGCAGTATTTTCCCTGTTAAATCCGGGAGATCATGTGATCTTATCTGACGATATTTATGGTGGAACATTCCGTATCATCGGCGATGTTTTTGGAAAATACGGAATCGAGCACACTTATGTGGATATGTCGGAACTTGATGAGGTAAAGGTAGCAATCCGCCCGAATACAAAGATGTTCTTCATTGAGACACCAACCAACCCGATGATGAAAGTGGCAGATATCCATGCACTTTCTGAGATCGCAAAGGGTATCGGAGCACTTACGGTTGTAGATAATACGTTTTTGACACCGTATTTCCAGAAACCGTTACAGCTTGGAGCAGATATCGTAACACACAGTTCCACGAAATATTTAGGAGGACACAATGATACGATTTCCGGTATCGTAGTTGTAAAGGATAACGAGGAGATCGCAGAAAAGATCCATGTTCACATTAAATCCCATGGCAGTCAGCTTGCACCGCTTGACAGCTGGCTGATCTTAAGAGGAATCAAGACTCTGGCAGTCCGTATGGACAGACATAATGAAAATGCAAAGAAAGTTGCGGAGTGGCTCAGAACACAGCCGAAAGTACAGAAAGTATATTATGTGGGATTTGAGGATCACAAGGATTATGCAGTGACCAAAAAACAGACGACGGGTTTTGGCGGAATGATTTCATTTACCGTTGACAGCTTTGAAACAGTAAAGAAAATCTTAAAGGGTGTTGATATGATCATGTTTGCAGAGAGCCTTGGCGGAACAGAGACACTGATCACTTATCCGACCACGCAGACACATGAAGATACACCACTTGATATCAAGGAAAAACTTGGCATCACAGATTGTTTCCTTCGTATGTCAGTCGGAATCGAGAATGCAGATGATATCATCGCAGATCTTGACCGTGCAATGAATGCGTAA
- a CDS encoding helix-turn-helix domain-containing protein, with amino-acid sequence MPEYKKVGYLTSSFKLFHLKDQNKKEFSYHYHDFHKILILLNGDITYCIEGRSYQLAPNDIVLVHAGEVHRPIIQSESPYERIIIYVSPDFLKKYKEPDCDLSHCLKQAAAEQSHVLRFHGSRAAKLKTAIQSLDHAKNDKDFAASLHQEILFLEFMIQLNRAAMHDGIEFINDSASDEKIIAVLNYLGEHLTEDISIDTLSAHFFLSRSYLMHTFKEQTGYTIGNYLSTKRLLLAKDLIAEGAPITEVCYACGFKNYSTFSRAYKKSFGEAPRESLQNLKS; translated from the coding sequence ATGCCGGAATATAAAAAAGTCGGTTATCTGACATCGAGTTTTAAATTATTTCACTTGAAAGATCAGAATAAAAAGGAGTTTTCCTATCACTATCACGATTTTCACAAGATCCTGATCCTGTTGAATGGTGATATCACTTATTGTATTGAGGGACGTTCTTACCAGCTTGCCCCGAATGATATCGTGCTGGTTCACGCGGGGGAGGTGCACCGGCCGATCATCCAGTCGGAGTCTCCTTATGAGCGTATTATCATCTATGTTTCGCCGGACTTTTTGAAAAAATACAAGGAGCCGGACTGTGATCTTTCACATTGTCTGAAACAGGCTGCTGCTGAGCAGTCCCACGTTCTGCGTTTTCACGGCTCGCGTGCTGCAAAGTTAAAGACAGCGATACAGTCACTTGACCATGCTAAAAACGATAAAGATTTTGCAGCTTCCCTGCATCAGGAAATTTTATTTTTGGAATTTATGATACAGTTAAACCGTGCCGCCATGCATGATGGCATTGAATTTATCAATGATTCTGCCTCCGACGAAAAAATTATCGCTGTGTTAAATTATCTTGGCGAACATCTGACGGAAGACATCTCCATTGATACTTTGTCTGCGCATTTTTTCCTAAGCCGCTCTTATCTGATGCACACATTCAAAGAGCAGACCGGCTACACGATCGGCAATTATCTCTCGACCAAAAGACTGCTTCTTGCAAAGGATCTGATTGCGGAAGGGGCACCGATCACCGAGGTCTGCTATGCATGCGGTTTTAAGAATTATTCGACCTTTTCGCGCGCATACAAAAAAAGTTTTGGAGAGGCCCCACGCGAGTCTCTCCAAAACCTGAAATCCTAG